The following is a genomic window from Triplophysa dalaica isolate WHDGS20190420 chromosome 22, ASM1584641v1, whole genome shotgun sequence.
AAATGTATACGATTTATACCTCCTAGGTGAACCTTATGGGCTAAACTATACTGGGGGCTTAATGGTACATTCAGGGTATCTCTTAGTCTCTTTGTGTGGAGAACCTAACACCTCCACCATATCGTTTGGGATTGAAACCACAGGCTGTGTCGACCCAGTCTGGACTGGTTCGGAACTCGGAAGTGATACTACTTCTGACACCGAATGTTCACAAGGATCTGTCTCACGAACATCCTTGACCTCTGGTCCCAGTTCATCTCCATTGTCACAGTTAGTTAGGCTTGCCAACATCTGATCAACATGACGCCTCCACTGAACTGAAAGTCCCACATCAACTGTCATGAATTATGTGactgttgttctttttttggcCATGTGGGGTCCTCATtgcttcttttttgttttatgcctGTCACATGTTCTCATTATTGATTTGTTGGTTTCACCTGAACCTTGTTAAGATGCCTATGTCTTGAGTTGACACTGGTACAGTCCTGTTGACTAGCCACTCTGTGAATTGTCTACAGAGTAGTTACCACCTGTGATTTTTGCTTGTTACCGACCTTTTCTTGCTTGTTACCGACCTTTTCTTGCTTGTTACCGACCTTTTCTTGCTTGTTACCGACCTTTTCTTGCTTGTTACCGACCTTTTCTTGCTTGTTACCGACCTTTTCTTGCCTGTTCCTTGGATTACGAGTTTGCCTCCTGTGTCTGGATTTATGGACTTTGACTTTTGCctggatttattttgtttctttgtttttgtttttgcctGTTCCTGGTCGGATATTTTTGGATAAGTAAAGTCTCTGCATTCTGAATCTAAACACACCACCTTGTGGCGCTGAGGTAGTGCTCCTGCGAGACCCAGGTTCGATTCCCAATCTGACATATCAACAGTATATGACACAGGGCCAGTCTTTGCTGAAACAACACCAGGTGTCCACTTCTTTCCCCTCCTATAATCACGCACCAGTGCTTTGTCACCCACCGCAAAAGTTCTGTCTTTAGCATGCACTTGCCGTTGCTGACACTGCTTACTTTGTGCTTTTTCAACCACAGAGGCAACATTAGGCTTCAACATGTCTAAACGAGATCGCAATCTGCGATGCAGAAACAACATGGCTGGCGATTCCTTCGTGGTAGCGTGTGGGCAGTTTCGGTATGCGAGTAGGAAGGTGTCCAGCCTTTGTTGCATTGAAGTTGACCCCttagaacagtggttctcaactccagtcctcaggccccacctgacagaatactttggatgtctccctattgaacacctgaagaagttaatgagataatgaagtgatgattgatcattaatgatgaacaggtgatgttaatcgctgaagaaaacatcataagtAAGTTCAAAGACCATAATAATGTGTCCTTTAGtggggctcttacccttgatttattttttatatcagctgttatagtgtgtttctgaacagccatacaaaagacaaaattgttggaatgaaaccttcttaaattgttataagacagatacaaataagGGGGATTTAAGTCTGACAGATATCGTGACACACTAAAAATCAACCAACATTTGCACAGCTATTACCAACACCAggacaaaataattttgtcttttgtcaggctcttataaatatgcttcagaaacaaactatttcagctagcaaaaaatgtaacataataaatcaagtgTAAGAGCCACACTTAATGAAAGCtcaacactattatggtttttattctagtgattgtgtttgttaacatcacctgttcatcattaatgactcaatcatcacttcatcatctcattaacttgttcaggtgttcaatagggagaaatccaaagtattctgtcagggggggcctgaggactggagttgagaaccactgccttaGAACAACGCAGTGCACGCTTGAATGTTTGAACCAAGCGCTCCGCCAAGCCATTTGTAGCCAGGTGAAAGGGTactgaacgtgtgtgtgtgtgtcactccGTTAGCCttgagaaatgtctggaacTCATCCGAAGTAAACTGAGGTCCATTGCCACTAACGAGCACTTCTGGAAGTCCATAACAACTTAACAGTCCCCTCAGTACCTGAATGGTCTTAGTAGATGTAGTTGATTCCATCACACACACCTCAGGCCATTTGGAGTGAGCATCCACTACTACGAAGTACATGTGTCCTTCAAATGGACCTGCAAGGTCCACATGTATGCGTTGCCACGGTGACTCTGGCCAGTTCCACGGGTGTAATGGTGATGGACCAGGAGCCTTTTCTGTCTGTTGGCATGAGTGACAGGTTTTTGACAATTGTTCAATTTGAGCATCAATACCAGGCCAACAGACATAACTTCGTGCAACTGCCTTCATCGTTACCCCGATGCCCCGAGTGCAATTCTGCTATTACCCTGGATCTCAGCTTAGGTGGAATGACCACTCTCCAACCCCACATAAGACACCCCAGTTGCATCGTCAACTCATCTTTCCTGTTCACATACGGGGCAAGCACATTGTTTGAATCTGTGACTTGTGGGAAACGTCCAGTAGCCACCAACTCCAATACTTGTGTTATAGTGGAGTCAGATCTGGTTTCCTTACAAACATCTGAACACAGCACTGGCAAGGAATCAAGATGCTTTATTTGAAGCAACTCTACAGAATCCTGTTTGACTTGGGAGGCGGTAGCAGGGGTAGTCGTGATAACCCATCTGCATTGCAGTGGTGTGGACTATCTCTATACTGGATATCATAATCGTAGACTGCCAGCAACAAAGCCCAGCGCTGCATCCGAGCCGCAGCCATAGATGAAATGGCTTTTGTTGGACTGAAGATTGTTGTCAGCGGGCGGTGGTCTGTGAGCAACCCTCTCTGAACCCTGAACTTTCGGCCGTACAAATATTAGTAGAATTTCCTTACTCCAAAGACAATCCCAAGTGCCTCCCTTTCAATTTGAGCATAGTTTTGCCCCGCCTTACTCGGCGATCTCGATGCAAAGGCTATTGGCCTTTCCTGCCCATCTGGGAGTATGTGTGAGATGACGGTTCCAACACCGTATGGCGATGCATCACAGGCCAATCTGATCGGTAACTATGGATCATAATGTGTAAAAACTCTCTGTGACAACAACAACTCTTTCGCCTTATCGAATGCATCACCCTTTGCACAGAAGAACATTGAGGGGTGCTAACACTGATGATAAATCGACTGTAATAGTTTATAAGTCCCAGAAAATGAACGAAGTTGACTGACGTCCGTCGGGATGGGCGCGGGGTGACATTTTGAGGGGACTGCACCAAGAACATGGGCATCAAGGCATTGAACGCACCACAGAATTGGTGCGTCGGCGATGCTGCTGGCCAGGTATGACGGCAGAGGTTGCCCGATGGTGCCAGGAGTGTGAGCGGTGCCAGAGGGCCAAGGTTTCTGAACCAGTGGCCCAGAGTTTCATGGGGCATTTGTTAGCATCCCGACCAAATGAAATCTTGGCTATAGATTTTACATCGTTAGAAACTTCTCGGTCAGGGTTGGAGAATGTTCTGTTATGACAGATGTTTTCACAAAGTTTACCCTTGCTGTCCCTACTCGAGATCAGCAGGCTGAAACTGTAGCTCAAGTGCTGGTGAATGAATGGTTTTACAAGTTTGGTGTCCCAGGGAGACTTTATTTGGATAAGGGTTGTGACTAAGTCATTCTTAATCCAGCAACTTTGTCTGCTGTATGGGATAGAGAAGTCTCGCACTACACCATACCACCCAGCTCGAAATGGTCAGTGATGCGCTTCAATAGGACTTTGCATAATTTATTGCGTACTCTGCCAGTTTCTAAGAAAAGGGATTGAGTGTCATGTCTTCCTCAGGTGCTCTTCTCATTTAACACCACTCTGCACCAGGCTACTGGAGAATCACCccattttttgatgtttggtcAGGAGCCACGGCTTCCCGTAGACTTCCTGTTAGGTGGAGTCTCTAACCCAGCTAAAGGGGAAATACATGACTGGATTGTGGAACATCAGGCAAGGCTGCAGGTAGCTTTCGATGGTGCACAAGATCTGTTTTGCCAGAGGGTATTTCTTCCCCCACAGTAAGGTCAGCTTCGCGTACAGTGGAAGGGGTTAGCCGTTCTCCTGATCTGGAGGTAAATGTAGGGCAACCACCAGGTTTATCCGTAGAGTTGCCTCTGGAGGTCAAGGAGGCCTACTTCTGGCCAACAATCAAATGTGTACCGGTTGCCCAGACCAGTTGGAGAGGCCCTAGGGAGAGTTCCATCAGTCCCTGATGTGCAAGTACAAACAACGACTGTTGTTATTCGAAGTCATTCTTGCTTCCAGTGTACAGTGTACATGGACGGGTGACTGTAAGCTTCCGTGTTCATTTAATACTGATTGCTTCCAATTTTGTTTATTGGTTGTGATCTTTtgattagttttgttatttgagttGGTTTTCtttctgtatgttttgtttctttctttaatttcaGTATTTGGAAGTTCAGAGACGTTGGCTGGGGGTATAAATTCACAGATTGCTGTGCTGGACATCTTGGCCCAGCCGGCCATCTCTCCCTCCTTACTGATTGGATTGGTGTTTtctatgatttttttgtcatttgataaAGCCACACTAATATAAACTACTAGAGTTTCTGTGATGATCTCCAGTTCTTAGCAGGATGGGTCTATTTAGAAATAATATATCACAACAAAATGACTTTATTTACACACACTTGTGTTCCAGTCTGTGAAATCTCATTAAAGTCAAGCTGATCAAACCAGTGCTTTTGGGATTGTATACAGTACAAAAACCATCTAACCTTAACTCTGAACTGGCTGAGTTAGACACAAAACTAACCCTACAACCTGTTTGTTAATACAAATCACATTTTGTTGCTAATGATTAATGGAtatgtacaaaaaaataaacaggctATTCAATGCTTTTGGAATTGTATTTGACAAAAGGATTCAACTTGTGagaatttttcatttgtcagtgttttgtaaaatgtctttGCACATCTTCTATGCTTTTACACGAGTTGGTCCAGCAGTGTTTCGAACGCTTCGCAAATGGTTCATTAGATTCGAATCTTTGTAAAGCTTCGTTTCTTCTATCGCGCAAGTTATGGCTAGAAAGGGATACATACAGCTtcctccactgggcatgcgcacttcatCGTGTTTGACAAGagttaaatgcaattttttattatagtatGGTTAGCGTTAGGGTTAGTTTGGGGTAgatgtaattttacaggttttGCATCACTTCCGGCAGTAGCTGTATCTCTTCTAGCCACAACCCTTCGCAACCCACGTGAACGCGCCTACGTCAGCGTCAGTGTCCTTGACGTCAGTTGCGTGATGTCCGCTAGCGTTAGCAATGTTAGCTGAATAACGGTGTTGATGCTTTGAGGATTTGATTTTGAGGATTAACCGATGTGATCGACAGACTATCAAATGTGAGTGAGCGTTTTATAACGACGCGCCTTTATTTCGTGATGGTATCGCGAACGAATGTGAATCAGATAGAGACGTTGTTTTCACACGCTCCCTGGATTTAATTACAACTATGACAATAACACCAGTGTAATAATAAGTGTAGTAATAACGTACTAATAATACAGTTTAAGGGTTGACGTGTCTGTATATGGTCACGTCATGAAAGATATGGTCACGTCAGTATACACACGATTAACACGGCGTATTATGGTGTACGTTATATTCTTTAATCGGTTAATATTTGCTCAATCGCACTCAATAAAGCTTTGACGCGTCCATGTTTATGCGAGTAGTAACTTCTGTTCTATATCTTTCATAGTCTCGTGACGTGATTATCATTTTGTCATTTGATGCGTTGTTTCGTTCCagcagttgtgtgtgtgtgtgtgtgtgtgtgatgttgaaCGACAACACACTTGACCTCTGCCTGAAGaaccacacaaacaccacaacaAGTGTCCTGCCCCCGCGAGGCATCATGGGAGGCCTGGACGACGAGCAGCAGGGAAACGATGGTGAGAGCAACAGCAAGTGGATGAAAGAGGACCAGAATCAGAATCTGCTTCAACAGCACAACACCAACCCCAACCAGAACTCCCAGCGGCGTCACCAAGAGAAGAACAAAGCTCTGAAATCTCTCTGCTCCGAGCTGCACGACTGGAGCCACGACCAAGCGCTCCTCATTTACTCCTCTGACGACCTGAAGGAGAAACACGAGGAGCCCAAGAGAGACCAGCCCGAGCAGGAGGAGAATGTTTCTGCGGATGACGTTCAGAGGAGAGAGGGTGAAGGTGCCGTCAGAAACGTTTGTTTGCTGTTGGCTAAGAACGGAGCTCACAGCGATGAGGACTCCAGCTGCATGTCGCTGTCGCAGGGGAGCACCGCCAGCAGCACGCCGGATGGAGAGCCGGGTAAGAAGCTTGCTGTTTTTTCTTCCGTTAGCAATTGAGTTGTTCACAGTAACCAAACTGGCACCTGCGTCCTTCTCGCTGGTAGAGTCGTACTGGGACGGCAGCGCGTTTGAAACAGACTCTGAACTGCCCTCCGGATGGATGCGGGTGCAGGACACCTCCGGCACATACTACTGGCACATTCCCACAGGAACCACGCAGTGGGAGCCGCCCGGGCCGCTGGAGGAGAGCACGTCGCCCGCAGAACAGCCGCAGGTATTACGCTCAACAAACCTTATCTCAATAAACTGAGATACAGCTTCTGAGTTTGAAACAATCCTCTCTGTCTGTAGATGATGTGGAACGATGCTTCACGGCCAAACGCCTTCAGCGATGAAGAGCTCTGGCAGGTGGGCTTATGACTATCTTCTGTTTCTTTGGGGAGATTTTTGTGCGATGCGATGGGTTCCATTCTAAAGCAGCTTTCAGGAGAGCAGTAGTGCAAAGGGGAAATGAAGTGGTGGGTGATGTTCACAGATGGGTTTGTGTTGTGGTGAAtggatttgtttttcttgtgtagAAGGAAGACGGACCTTCCGATGACAGTCTGAAAGAGTTTGAGGAAGCCACTCTGCGTTACGCCTCCGTTCATCTCAGGTACACAAACACCCTCACACACGCTCATTCAAAACAAtagctgatgatgtcacatctgCTTCTCCAACCGATTGGTCAAGAGCCGTCGGTGGATTGAATGTTGTTAGGTGTGTATGAGCGAGAGTGGTGATGGTGTTGTGTGATTCTCGTGTTGTGTGCAGTTGTTCTCAGTATGAGGAGGAGGAGACTAGCGTGAGCAGTGAGGATGAATCAaaggtacaaacacacacacacatgacacaggGCTCGTGCCCCTGATTAATTGATGGAAGTGTAAGACTTCAGTGTCTCCGCCCACTACATGCTTCCGATAGAGAGCCATGCACTAGCACATACATCATCCTACGTGATGTGTTTCTTCatgtcacagacacacaatgaaACACATGCAGGATGTGTTAATGCAGCGCTTCTCAAAGTTTGGGGCGTGTGGGCAGATACAGGACATCACTGAATCACTCTCACCGTACATTGATGTTTCTATGCTCCGCACATCACGTCCATCACTGTTTTTCTAGAGCTGGGCCATATGAAATCCCagactttttcacaaaaaataagatttacaaattaattttgctttttttatgagAGTACGggaccacaatttttttttacaaaacagattttcgggttcaaaaaaaactttacgaaaCCAACTGTATCTGAACGCTacgggagtgtattgagcacagaaatactacttcATCTGTCCAACTTTTGTGACAGGTgaaccatgtcaagcatgagaagacagcacgtttaacagtgtcaAGTCAGAAttcatgaaacaccgttgcacatCCCCTTTAAAATTGggaaaaatctatattttaattcattgtaaaaatacaaagaatcaATCAATGCCAAAATAATTCATGATTAGTTGAATAACGCCTGTGGTATACTTCTTCTGAACGCACAGCCTCGCAAAAATATACATCCTTCAAATCATCCGCTCTTCTACGGCCTTGAATCCATGCTCTCAGGACACTGTTGCCACCTGGTGGTTAAACCAACTACTGCAAGAAATGGAATGCCCATGCGTGGCCATGGTAACCAAATTCCTGTGGTGTGTTTGCAGTACACTCGGACTATTCTGATGACGAAATTTGCATCGCGCAAATCTCTGGAGGCCACAGTATTCTTCAAGTTTCgttcaattattgtttaatgaattattactgattacaattacaatattattacaatttcaaattaaaagtaaaaaaaatacttcagGTATGCCATTTGTTAATGTCATCTTATTTGACACTAGCAGAagatatttgcacaaaacaTCAACCAGTTTGATTAGATATTGTTTAGTTGACTATTTAACTAATAAACCTTTCAACCTCTTATATCAAAATTGCCAGTCAGAATTCTGTAATCATAATAGTTTGGTTATTAAGTGAAAAATATCTATCTTTGCCAAATAGTTGCCTTTTTTAATCAGGGAAGATGTAATTATTAAAATTTAAGAGTATTTTGGGGGGATTGGGGCACATGCCTGTATCTGGTGATGCTGAAAGTAAATGTAACAGGTAGACTGATTTATCAGCTGATTTTGGggattatttaattaattgGCATAGGCTAAGGCTGAGTGACAGGCGGTTCACCAGATTTGCCAGATTTGGTGGACAATATCCAGCCCAAAGGCTCAATAAAACCCGCCCACTTCAACAAAAGCCAGCCCCAAATTTGAGCTGCCAGAACATGTGCTAGAAATTGATTGGAATGTCAATCGCTTTTCAGCCTTTGGTTTTGACAAGCGGATGTCTTGATAACTGAAGCGTTTGTTTTGCAGTGTTTCTCGGTGCGTTCTCTGGGTTGGTTGGAGATCTCAGAGGAGGAGATGGCTCCTGGCAGGAGTAGTGTTGCTGTGAATAACTGCATCAGACAGCTCTCTTATCAGAAACAACATCTGGACGACAAGGACGCCATCTTCGGCAAGGTAAGTACATATGAATGTCAGAGCTGGATTGTTGACACTCTGAATTCTCATTGGATGAGCATGTTTGAAGCAGATGTACACGCTGCACGTCACCTTTTTGTTTTACACATGACTCTGTGAAGTactgaattctgattggtcgagtcagttattcccagataacaacagCTGAAAGTGATGTTCCAGTGCTCACACAGGGTTTAACCTTTCCAGAGAACATAGATGAGTGAGATGATGGTGTGTTTGTCTCTTGAGCTTTGTGTCTGATCATCATCATAACACTGTCTGCTGTCCTGAGTTCTGACAGCAActactggccaatcagaatccaggaTTTCAGCTGTCATGTTGATGTTGTGTAGGGGAAGGAGATGCTACTCTTTCTGGAGAATGAAACACTGAATCTGTTGGAGCCGGACAGCCGGATGGTCCTGCACTCTCAGCCAATCGTCAGCATCCGTGTGTGGGGCGTCGGCCGTGATGACGGCAGGTCAGCAGCGTTTTTCTTCTCATCACTTACAGCTTGAGATTATGGCTTTAGATGATGTGTTGAATGATTGTTTTTCATCTCTGTCTCTtctgctgcattctggatctCAGGGAAAGGTAGGGTACAGTCCTTCTTTCAGTAGACTCTTACAAGACCCCCTAATGTGTGAAACTAGGGCCTTGTGATATGATACATATTGCGTCGGATGGGTCACAATACAAGATATTCGATGCGATACATGTTGCATGACATTGCAAtcgtttttcaaaaaaaaaaaatgtaaaaagaaaatagaaactTGCTTTGGACCACCTGAGGTATTTTTCTAACAACAATAGACACCGATAGAATACATCACATACCAGTAAACCATTTAAACCAACACATCCATTCaatgttcttttgttttgctgGTCTTCAGTTTATTAGTGTTTATGTCAATTCATGCACACTTTGGACTGCATTTTAGGAGACGAAAGGTTTTATTACTTGCAGTTGTTGTTTGGCAGCGGAGCACAAACTTTCACTTTCTCAACTTTATAGTCTTGTGCCTCGTTATCcaaccatttaaaacactcTGTGCCTTTCCTCTACATTGTCGTGATATAATATGACAGAAAGTAAACAAATGcctgacagaaatgacacaGGTTGAAGTGTCATACATTTGACTCATGCGCAGACGTTTGGCACTCTAAAGgctttgtgttcatcacaaaCACGGCAGTCGAACATCCCTGAAATCACAATGAACATGTGTTTCATGCGCACTGTAAACACAACGGCTGTGAAATCAAAGCACATCTACACATCAGATCTGAAAACTCACTCCCGCTCGAGGCAATGGCCGTCTCAACTGTATTAGGACATTAAAACAGGATTTAAAAATCTATGGGTAGTAGAGGCTGGACTATCAATACACTAtcgtgaaaaataaatattgtgatatttttgcACAGCCCTTTTTGAAACAGACATAAGAAGCTGGCCCTGCACATGATTGCCCgcaaaatgacaaagaaaacacaTGGTTCTTGTAACGTTAGTGTCCGTGTTGTTTTTGCTATATTCTGACTCACGAAATGAGGAGCGAGTGCATgcaactttcactttcacttgcTCAGAAGTGGTTTTGGGTTCTGTCATTGTTGTGGGGTAGGTAGCTTGTTcgatgttttgtatttattggtaTATTTACGTACACTTTAGACTTTAAAAGTTTGTAAAGTATCAATTTGGCACTGGcaacatttacatgtagtcatttagcagacgcttttatcattagcgacaagttgggtaaacaatggaagcaatttggtcaaacattaggacaacaaaaggCATAAGAGCA
Proteins encoded in this region:
- the apbb1 gene encoding amyloid beta precursor protein binding family B member 1: MLNDNTLDLCLKNHTNTTTSVLPPRGIMGGLDDEQQGNDGESNSKWMKEDQNQNLLQQHNTNPNQNSQRRHQEKNKALKSLCSELHDWSHDQALLIYSSDDLKEKHEEPKRDQPEQEENVSADDVQRREGEGAVRNVCLLLAKNGAHSDEDSSCMSLSQGSTASSTPDGEPESYWDGSAFETDSELPSGWMRVQDTSGTYYWHIPTGTTQWEPPGPLEESTSPAEQPQMMWNDASRPNAFSDEELWQKEDGPSDDSLKEFEEATLRYASVHLSCSQYEEEETSVSSEDESKCFSVRSLGWLEISEEEMAPGRSSVAVNNCIRQLSYQKQHLDDKDAIFGKGKEMLLFLENETLNLLEPDSRMVLHSQPIVSIRVWGVGRDDGRDFAYVARDKVTHVLKCHVFRCDTPAKNIATCMHHICSQIMAQRKSSPRLNTDSSRLVDVSFQEFPVPKNEVVQGFHVRYLSCVAVAKPVGMDIINVALETALGGKDKDEWTPVTVNVASATLTILKSETEEVLHECRVRFLSFMGVGKDAHTFAFIMAEGPGDFICHMFWCDPNAAGLSEAVQAACMLRYQKCLDARPPSSGGSGSCLPGPPSDSVARRVKKGVQSLLGSFKRSGSQTP